Part of the Sorghum bicolor cultivar BTx623 chromosome 1, Sorghum_bicolor_NCBIv3, whole genome shotgun sequence genome, cctagttactccatgattagccttaagtgctacagtaacctacatatgctaatgacagattaattatgcttaataaatttgtcttacagttttctgacgagctatgtaatttgtttttttattagtttctaaaaaaccctcccgacatccttccgacacatccgatgtgacactaaaaaattttcatctaaaCAGGCCGAGGAGGATCGTCTGATCCTGACACCTGAGCCAGCAGCAGCACTAGTGGTAGtgcccctccgccgccgcgcgtgGGGGTGGTCACTCTTCCCTCGACGAGATTTCAAGCGGATCCGCGTCGGCCAGTCGCTGGATGGAGATGAATTCGACGATGAATCGTTCAGGTAACCACCCATTCCATCCCTGTCCATCCAATTCGATCAATCCGCACCACCTCGAGTCCATCTGAAACTGACCACCGATGTGTTAATTATTGAATTCCCGTTCCGCTAATCCCAATATTACATTCAATGGGTTCCGCATAGGCGAAGATTCGTCTTACTTTTGTCTGAACTCCACAAATATGCATACTTTATTTTTTACATAACAATGATTAATGCTTTGATAAACTGTTCCTGTTCTAAAATCAGTAAgaaaacatgctttcctttgtATCTTATACTGCTAACTTCTAAGTTGGATGTTTCAATTATCTGTAAATTTTACAGCATCATCGCTATTCTGCAGTATTAAACATTGCGGGCTATCTATGGGAAACTGtttcacttttatatccttcGTTCAGTGGTTCTACAGTTTCTATCTTGAATTATCCTCTTCATCTTGGATAATTTAAACAAAAGCAGTGTTTTGTTAAAAAAAggacaaaaataataataaaagaaataaaataaGATAGGACTTTTATAGGCAAACGACGATACCTTAACCTTTTGTATAATGCACAATTTATTATGTTGTATTATATACTTTCCTGCTCTTGTTGTGCTCACCCATGTGTATGTTAGTATGTTCAATGTtgttctatctatatttaagcTTCAGGAGGAAGCCGGGGTACCTTGAGCGCTTAGATATGGATCGCCGGCTCGTGATAGAATGCCTGCGCCACTACAACTCTATGCATCTGGTTCGTGATCTATCCTATATCATTCCTTGCTCTAGGTTGTTCCTGCTTTTAGAAATAGGTAGAACCATGCTTGTAAGAAACTAAGAAAGTGTGTGTATTACAAGAGCTCCATGTCTTCCTCTCTCCCTGTCACTCACATTCCTGCATCCTATCAGTTTCGTCTTGCCTAGGGCCTATCTGCATTGCGTACACAgattgaatggacaaaaaactGCCCTGCTGGACTATCACTGCTTTGTATTGGGTTTACCATagcaataaaaaataataatcatACAAAACTGTTTCTGTTTGACAGATGAAAAATGACTTCAGTGGATATGTCAAGAAAATTACTCTCTAATGTATAGATCTGGCAAACTTTGCTGAGAATATCTACGAAAGAAGTTTTGTTCAAACTTGTGTTGGAAACCTGTTGATGGCCTAGTGACATGTATAAAAGAACTGATGCATTATGTAAATGATATTGTGAACTCAATCATCCATgcttctttgtttatttataaTATTTCCTTTGACCTTGCTACCGATACCAATTTCCTCTTCCCGTGAATGGTTGGTTGACTCAGGGAAATGAGTATGAGCCTGCTTCTGGGGAGGTGACTCAATCCTTCCATATTCATAATGGCATTTGCTGGACTCATGGCAACTTTGTTGCTTGTCAGAAGCGCTCTGGTTGCTTCTCCTTCCTGCCTGCTCCACggactctcttttttttcgagcTTGCTTATATAAATGGTTTCAATGGAGTCGTCACATGCACCCCCTTGGGTATGATCTACTTCTCTCTATCTTAATGCATCTTATCTCTGAGTCCTCTTACAGCATTCATATCACATACATATTCACTGGTTGACTGGAAGATGATTCTCTTCTGCTAGTTTCTAAATGTAATACATAGAGGGAAAAACATGGGATTTTCGTCATAAGGCCATACCTTATAGGAAAACCTACTTCTGAATGCAAACGATTCACCTCAGTATATTATACTACTTTATCAAGAAGCACTCATGACACCGGTTGTTAAAAACTACTAGCAAGCGTGCATAACTGTTTCCTTAACTTCCTTTTTGGTCCATGTTCTTCTGTGACTGATAGTTATTATATTGCATTATGTTCACACACCCCACATTTAGATTATATCATACTTTTTTCACCTTGTAAATCTCTCAAACAGCTGTTACTGTATATGCATGGTTCTTGTCCCCCTACCAATGAACTCTTCTTTTTTATTCGCATTGAGACAATATATTGATCATACCAGAATGATTTTCTCTTTTGAAACTCATTTAATTTGATCTGCtcttatttgttttcatatattcGTATTTGTCTTTTGTACTCTGGATCATTGCCTCGCTAGCTGATCCCATAAACATTAGCCTAAGATGCACTACTTGATTACCTGGATATTTGAATTAAACACTGCTGCAATGGAATGCACTGTGCAGTATTTTTTGATCTGTATGATTTTGCGTTCTAAGAAGCAGCATAACTTGCCTCAGCCAACCCAAGTCTCATACTCATCCATCCATGCTGGTCCGCTCTTTGCCTGCACAAAGTCCAGTATTTATTTCCTACTTTATGATTGCCCCCTCCAGCTCAATTTTCTGATTTTCCTCTTGGTCTTATCTAGATTGGGCTGTGCCTCTTCAACCTCTTTCACTAACCAGGGTCTAGATGACTAATTCCTGGTTACACATCTCCGATGTTATGTGCAGATTAATATGAGGACAAATTGGATTTTTCAGTTGCCTTCTTTCTCCTGTTGTTGACTTTAGAGATTGGTATTGTGTTATGCTTTGATGGCTTGGACTGGGCCGCTGGGGGCCATGATCTAGGATAAGGACATCTTATGGTACTCcggattttcctttttttatgttgggccaacaaataaattaaGAGGTTCCTGGCATTTTTCTAGACCAGGACAAAGTAATACAATTCTGACCTTGTGGCTATGTGGTTCCTCGTTTGTGTGGTGTCTTCGCTATTGCAATTGTTGCTACAACTGTGATCTGTTTGCAATTCTCCATATATGAAGAAACCTGATTAGTTCCATTGCTATAACATGGTCTCATGCTTTCAGCAGAGATTAATATAATGTTGCCTTTTGTTTCTTGTGTTTTCAGATGAACCAGTCACTGAAGCCTACAGTGTGTTGGGTTTCCCTCTTTGGTGGTCTACACGTCGTAGTGGCAAATgtatgccccccccccccccccacacacacacccaCACCCACACACACACCTCTGTTGCATTGCACGACCGTTCAATTACCTCATCCCAATTTGTTGCCTGGCTTCCTATGTTTTTGCAGTGGATTCCGTTTGTAAGACATGCCACCGACGGTTAATTGCTCCACATCCTGGCATAAGGAAGGTATTTGCATGTGGACACAACAATGTAGATAAAGTCTGTGAAATGTGCTATCTTAGCTCCGATGTGCTGCATCCATACCCAGGAGAATTTGTGTTTGGCTATCACGATCCTTAGCTAATGAGCACTACTACGGTCACTGTAGATAGAAAATAGGATTCTTAGTTTACTGCTCGGTATTGCTATATTTGTGGCTTGCAGAAGCATAAACCATGTCTCCAAAACTGTTTATACTTCTGCTATAGACGTGGGAAAATGTTGATCTTTTTCACTGCTGCAATTTTTTCTTTTACTGAGAAAACTGTGGAACTGTAGATGTGATTTCGGGTTATCAATGAAGACAACTTTGACGATCATGTATATGGTGAATCAAGTGCATGTCAAGAAAAAGGGCAGATAGGATTGCGAGCTATACCAAGTGTCCAACGCATTGAAACACTGGATTGGTTTCGTCCGGTGAAAGTCTAATCGTCTTTCTTCATTAATATTGTACATGTCACTATTTTTGTTTAGATGACATCTCATCACTACAAGAATGATATCTAATCGTCCTTTTTTTTTCCGAAGCCCAGAAACCAGCATTGCCACGGGCTAATTATACTCATAATCTAACTATCTGACCAACCTAGCTAGGTTTGCTGAACACCAGCGTTCCCGCTTTGCTTTTGCAGCAGATGCCCTTGCCCACGGGCCATCTCCTCCCTCAGCTTGTTGACCCTCCCGATGACCGCCTCCACCGTCACGTCGACGGCGTCCTTGAGCGTCTCCAGCTTGGATCTCGGGTCCGCGTACACCAGCCTCGGTATCAGCCCGATGACGGTCTCCGTCATCTGCTCCGCCACGTCCGGCGGGATCCTGCGGAGCGTCTCCTCGATGCTGAcattgccggcgcgcacgtccgccTCCGGGATGAGCACCGAGTAGGTGTCGTGCGCCTCCGGGAGGTGCCACCTGTACTGCGTATACGCAGAGTCCGGGTGGAAGAAGACGGGCACGCAGCCGGCCATGATGGCGTCGAACGCCGACCGTCGCGTCATGGTGTCTCCCTTCGGCTGCAGGCAGAAGCGCGTGCCCTGGAACACGCGCATGAAGGTGCTCGGGACGAGGCAGTTCCTCTCGTTCCTCCCGCACTGGACCAGCTTGCAGAAGCTCGACGAGCCGCACTGCTTGATGAGCTGGTGCCGGATGGAGTCCGGGTCGTCCCGCGCGCCGCCGGCGAAGGTGAATAGCCAGTCGCGCTTCATGGCGCGCATCCGCCGCTGCCACTCGACGACCTGCGCGTCCCTGGCCGGGTGGAAGTAGGTCGGGTACGGTATGGCGAAGTCGAAGCTCATCCACGGGAGCTTCTCGACGAAGAGCACCGTCATGTTCTGCACCGCCGGCAGGCGGAGGAGCTTGTTCCCCCACTCGGAGTCCGTCTCCCTCTGGTGATCGTACGCCGTCCTCCCGGACAGGAAGAAGTGGTCGCGGCCGCCCATGGCGCGCCACTCGGGCCGGCGCGTGAGCCAGTCCACGAGGTCGAGCGACAGCGCGTCCTTCTCCCGCGCCGTGGAGTTGACGCCCCACAGGTGCTGCACGACGTCGAAGCCGGCGTAGAATGGCAcgaagacggcggcggcgcgggaggAGTCGGAAGTGAGGCAGTCGTACTGCTTCATCCGCCTGTGGAAGATGACGTCCAGGCCGAAGTGGTCCGTGGCGTACCATCCTTCGTCGGCGAACACGCCGTCCGCGTTGTCCACCGGCCGGCCGAGCCCGCCGTTGTCGAGGTACACGCACATGTCCATCCACGGGTACCAGTTGCGGCAGTTGGCGAGGATGTCCGCGTTGAACCGCGGCGGGAGGTCGTGGATGTACACGTACCGCCCCCGGCATTCGTCGTCGCGACGTCGCCGCTCGTCCCGTGCCGCCGAGAGCGCGTTGCCCGTGGCGGCGGGCGGGGCCTTCATCAACTTGCTGAGCCGCTCCTCCTGCTGAAGCAGGAAACGCTGCccgtccccgccgccgccgccgtctgaCGCGACCTCGGCGAGGGACCAGCGCGGCGCGCTCACGACCGGCGGGCCGCGGAGCACGGCGAGATGGAAGTAGATGACGAGAAGCCAGGACGTGGCGGCGAGGAGCAGGAGGCCCGGCAGCCACCGCTTGCCGCTGCGCGCGCCGGTCCTCTCCATGCTGGCACTACTGCGCCGCCTCAGGCCTTGGAGCGCAGTGTAGGCTTGAGATTTAGTATGTTCTGGCTTCGGAGACGGCAGTCGCGAGAATCTCATTTCTCATGCAGGCGGGCGTCGTGAGCGTGAGGAACAGGAAGCTGGAAGAGCACGAGTGACGAGGCATCGGATCCCCGATCGAGAACGAGAGGGGAGAAGAGGGGTTATTCTCCGCCGACAGATCTAACGCAACACAAGGTCGTGATCTGAATCTGATGGAGCAGAGCATGCACGGATGGCGAATTCGGCCGCGTGCCTCTGCGGCAGCAGAGGAATTGACCGGGGAGATGCGCGCGTCGGCGTCGCATGCGCGGGGGCTCATCGCGGCCAGGGACTGGAGACTGGACTGACTCGCGGGCCAGAGTCAGCACCGCGACTCTCGAGCACTGCACATGGGTCGCGCAGTCCTTGAGGAGTTGACACggggttaaaaattttcattaGCGGATCGTAGATCAAGAGCAGTAATGGCGGGCATTAATCACCCCTGTTCAGTACTGACCTCCTAGGGGCGGGTGCGGGGGAACGTTGGATCGCCGCTCGAAGAGAGACGCCTTCTTTCTTCGCATCTCGCGAGCGCGTGCTGTGGCCAGGGCCGGGCGTGAAGACCCAAGACGTGAAAAAGTAGGAAACCCCGCAGGCCGAAGGAGGGGGCATGGGCGCCGGAAATGGGGATTTCACCGTGCAGCTGAAGCATTTGCTTCGCTTGCTCCTGAAGGCCTGGTAACCAAATCAGGCGCATTTTCTGTGGTCTAAACTCTGAACTCTCAAGTTCTCATTCTCAGAGTTTAAAGACCGTGATTCGGTACAGTTTTTGCCAGTGTGTTTTGAGTTGCTTTGCAGACCAAAAATTTGATAGATCAGTGCTCAATTTGTTGACTGGTAAACAACTCAGCAGAGCACAATAAGGTGAAGAACAGAATCTGTACAACAGCAGACCCAAAATGTACAGTCCCTTGTAAACCTCGTGTAACGAATACTGTATGAATCACATGTTTGAATTACAGGACAAAGATGTGCCATTGCAAATAATCGACTATTCTGCACTTCCTTTTCTGGCCACGCCGACAGAACTACTGATCGGCTTGCACCGATTGCACCGGCCGGAATCTGGACTCCGTGGAGGCGAAAAGGTTCGGAGGGTCCTCGGTGACCGGCCCGCCGCTGTCGACGTACTCGCCGTTATTGATCCGCGCCACCGTGTCGAGGATCCCCTCGACGGCGACGTCCACCGCGTCCTTGACAGTCTCCAGCTTCGACCTGGGGTCGGCGTACAGGACCCTCGGGATGAGCCTGATCACCTCCTCCCGCATCCGCTCCACCGTGGCCGGAGGGATCGCCCGGAGCACGGCCTCGATGCTCACGTTGCGCTCCCGCACGTCGGCGTCCGGGATGTACACCGAGTACCTGAGGTGGTCGTCCATGGGGAGGTGCCACCGGTACTGCTTGTACGCCGACCCGGGGTGGAAGAACACCGGGATGCATCCGGCCACCATGGAGTCGAACGCCGACCGCCGCGTGCAGGTGTCGCCGGGCG contains:
- the LOC8080571 gene encoding uncharacterized protein LOC8080571 — its product is MASSTESMHAEEAAPLVGAVPARDGKGKQPKVFLPQLQPRQLTNDPNQMSKAAAASTEAEEDRLILTPEPAAALVVVPLRRRAWGWSLFPRRDFKRIRVGQSLDGDEFDDESFSFRRKPGYLERLDMDRRLVIECLRHYNSMHLGNEYEPASGEVTQSFHIHNGICWTHGNFVACQKRSGCFSFLPAPRTLFFFELAYINGFNGVVTCTPLDEPVTEAYSVLGFPLWWSTRRSGKLDSVCKTCHRRLIAPHPGIRKM
- the LOC8085493 gene encoding xyloglucan galactosyltransferase KATAMARI1 homolog is translated as MRFSRLPSPKPEHTKSQAYTALQGLRRRSSASMERTGARSGKRWLPGLLLLAATSWLLVIYFHLAVLRGPPVVSAPRWSLAEVASDGGGGGDGQRFLLQQEERLSKLMKAPPAATGNALSAARDERRRRDDECRGRYVYIHDLPPRFNADILANCRNWYPWMDMCVYLDNGGLGRPVDNADGVFADEGWYATDHFGLDVIFHRRMKQYDCLTSDSSRAAAVFVPFYAGFDVVQHLWGVNSTAREKDALSLDLVDWLTRRPEWRAMGGRDHFFLSGRTAYDHQRETDSEWGNKLLRLPAVQNMTVLFVEKLPWMSFDFAIPYPTYFHPARDAQVVEWQRRMRAMKRDWLFTFAGGARDDPDSIRHQLIKQCGSSSFCKLVQCGRNERNCLVPSTFMRVFQGTRFCLQPKGDTMTRRSAFDAIMAGCVPVFFHPDSAYTQYRWHLPEAHDTYSVLIPEADVRAGNVSIEETLRRIPPDVAEQMTETVIGLIPRLVYADPRSKLETLKDAVDVTVEAVIGRVNKLREEMARGQGHLLQKQSGNAGVQQT